A window of the Nitrosopumilus ureiphilus genome harbors these coding sequences:
- a CDS encoding DUF192 domain-containing protein, translating to MQKDGWLLTIIIAVLVLGSLQIGIMYDCSLQGKNFSFFDCIEIIEEPSYVQDIATLSIQSDNSVILINVEIADELQKQINGLMFRQNLDWDSGMLFVYDSEKKRSFWMKNTLISLDMLFIDEDFRIIDIKENVPPCIIESCPNYTSNMPAKYVLEVNGGFTMTNNIEIGDLVTWHSKI from the coding sequence ATGCAGAAAGATGGATGGCTTCTTACAATCATTATTGCAGTTCTTGTTTTAGGATCTTTACAAATTGGAATTATGTATGACTGTTCATTACAAGGAAAAAATTTTAGCTTTTTTGATTGTATTGAAATTATTGAAGAGCCATCATATGTTCAGGATATTGCAACATTATCAATACAATCAGATAACTCTGTAATTTTAATAAATGTGGAAATTGCAGATGAACTTCAAAAACAAATCAATGGGTTGATGTTTAGACAAAATCTGGATTGGGATTCAGGTATGTTGTTCGTGTATGATAGTGAAAAGAAACGATCATTTTGGATGAAGAATACATTGATTTCCTTAGATATGTTGTTTATAGATGAAGACTTTAGAATAATCGACATAAAAGAAAATGTACCTCCATGTATAATTGAATCATGTCCAAATTATACTTCTAACATGCCTGCAAAATACGTCTTAGAAGTCAATGGTGGATTTACCATGACAAATAATATTGAAATTGGAGATTTGGTAACATGGCATTCTAAAATATAA
- a CDS encoding beta-propeller domain-containing protein: MNSKITIPIAIVISVIVTAGIMYSIEFEQPQVSQVSEPEIIYVDKSVSEYFEGTHDIKQISSQEELKKILEASAFFGGQFFDNRVFSTRMMVEEAVMMESDGFVGVPVPEGAVAKTESGGSDYSTTNVQVENVDEPDYLKNDSKYVYIVSRNTLSIIDAYPADSAKLILKIALDIESQHIQNMFLNDDRLVIFYNGQSNDEIIPLYDFVPRRSYSSVTHALIVDVSDKENPTILKDYSIDGYFSDARMIGNYAYFVTNSNIDYQYPRLPVILERSIPILTPDAFYFDNAEQFSNFNTLTAIDIFGDTINSETFLMGHSGSIYVSEDNFYLTYQQNMPFGFYENSSRDRFFDVIVPLLSNEIQEKIKEIQNDSSISSSSQWMKISELMQNSYNKMNKEGKEKLFDKIKGALNKYDAKIQEDTNKTIIHKISIDEDKIEYVAKGSVPGRLLNQFSMDENGNRFRVATTTEYYVQHQGTVRANAVYVLDEQLNIVGGLDKIAPDESIFSARFMGDRLYLVTFQQIDPFFVIDLSTDKPKVLGELKIPGFSNYLHPYDKEHIIGVGRDTKEIENGRVQQLGVKIALFNVADVKNPKVVDDIIIGDSSTYSESLNNHKAFFFDKKRDVLSIPINSDANSLKEIPSSKMIAPDYNRWSGFYVFDLDKSDGFNLKGTITHSAEDSRYYGMGYARTFYIDDVLYTASEEYLKMNYFNNLEQINSIKLENTGKFIEYMEDGILR, encoded by the coding sequence ATGAATTCAAAAATAACAATCCCAATTGCAATTGTCATTTCGGTCATAGTTACTGCAGGGATTATGTACTCAATAGAGTTTGAGCAACCTCAAGTATCACAAGTATCAGAGCCAGAAATTATCTATGTCGACAAATCAGTGTCAGAATACTTTGAGGGTACGCACGACATCAAGCAAATATCATCACAAGAAGAGCTAAAAAAGATTCTAGAGGCATCAGCGTTTTTTGGTGGGCAATTTTTCGATAATAGAGTATTTTCTACTAGAATGATGGTAGAGGAGGCAGTTATGATGGAGTCAGATGGATTTGTCGGAGTACCAGTTCCAGAAGGAGCAGTTGCTAAAACAGAATCTGGAGGATCTGACTATTCAACTACAAATGTTCAAGTTGAAAATGTTGATGAGCCAGACTATCTGAAAAATGATTCAAAATACGTATACATCGTATCTCGAAATACGCTTTCTATTATTGATGCATATCCTGCAGATTCTGCAAAACTGATTCTAAAGATTGCACTTGACATTGAATCACAGCATATTCAAAATATGTTCCTAAATGATGATAGACTAGTAATATTTTACAATGGACAAAGCAATGATGAGATAATTCCGCTTTATGACTTTGTTCCAAGGCGCTCTTACAGTTCAGTTACTCATGCGTTAATTGTAGATGTATCAGACAAAGAGAACCCAACCATTCTCAAAGATTATTCAATAGATGGCTACTTTAGTGATGCTCGAATGATTGGAAATTATGCATACTTTGTCACAAATAGTAACATAGACTATCAGTATCCAAGACTTCCAGTAATTTTAGAGCGTTCAATTCCTATACTGACACCTGATGCATTTTACTTTGATAATGCAGAGCAGTTTTCTAACTTTAACACATTAACTGCAATCGATATTTTTGGAGATACGATAAATTCTGAGACATTCCTTATGGGGCATTCAGGATCAATTTACGTCTCTGAAGATAATTTTTATTTGACTTATCAGCAAAATATGCCGTTTGGGTTTTATGAAAACTCATCACGTGACAGATTCTTTGATGTCATAGTTCCATTATTATCAAATGAAATTCAAGAAAAAATTAAGGAGATTCAAAATGATTCTTCAATTAGTTCATCTTCTCAATGGATGAAAATTTCAGAATTAATGCAAAATTCATACAATAAAATGAATAAAGAAGGCAAAGAAAAACTATTTGACAAAATTAAAGGCGCCCTAAACAAATATGATGCAAAAATTCAAGAAGATACAAACAAAACAATCATTCACAAAATTTCAATTGATGAGGATAAAATAGAATATGTTGCAAAGGGTTCAGTTCCAGGTAGACTGTTAAACCAGTTTTCAATGGATGAAAATGGAAATAGATTCAGAGTTGCAACCACTACAGAATACTATGTTCAACATCAGGGAACTGTTCGTGCAAACGCAGTTTATGTATTAGATGAGCAGCTAAATATCGTCGGAGGATTAGACAAGATTGCGCCTGATGAGAGTATTTTCTCAGCCAGATTTATGGGCGATAGACTATACTTGGTAACATTTCAGCAAATTGACCCATTCTTTGTAATTGATTTGTCAACAGACAAACCAAAGGTTCTAGGAGAATTGAAGATTCCAGGATTTTCAAACTATTTGCACCCATATGATAAAGAGCATATAATCGGAGTTGGCAGAGACACCAAAGAAATTGAAAATGGTAGAGTTCAGCAATTAGGAGTAAAGATTGCATTGTTTAATGTAGCAGACGTAAAAAATCCAAAGGTTGTAGATGACATAATAATCGGAGATAGTTCCACTTATTCTGAATCACTAAATAATCACAAAGCATTCTTTTTTGATAAAAAAAGAGACGTTCTTTCAATTCCAATAAATAGTGATGCTAATAGTTTGAAGGAAATTCCAAGTTCAAAAATGATTGCACCAGATTATAATCGCTGGAGTGGATTCTATGTTTTTGATTTAGATAAATCAGACGGATTTAATCTCAAAGGGACAATAACTCACTCAGCTGAGGACTCTCGCTATTACGGAATGGGATATGCAAGAACATTCTATATTGATGATGTGCTGTATACTGCATCTGAAGAATATCTAAAGATGAATTACTTTAACAATTTAGAACAAATCAATTCAATAAAACTTGAAAACACTGGAAAGTTTATTGAATATATGGAAGATGGGATTTTACGTTAA
- a CDS encoding winged helix-turn-helix domain-containing protein, with product MAAKLKPSLVEKYDISHKMFNELIHLESRYILFSIIKEPKTVLDISKELKIPLSSVYKQIQSLKECSLITEKTDFTESGHIATFYQSLIKDAKISITKFEPSISFSKNKITKK from the coding sequence TTGGCAGCAAAACTCAAACCATCACTAGTAGAAAAATACGATATTTCTCATAAAATGTTCAATGAACTTATACATTTAGAATCAAGATACATTTTATTTTCAATAATTAAAGAACCAAAAACAGTTCTAGATATTTCTAAAGAATTGAAAATTCCACTCAGCTCAGTATACAAACAAATCCAAAGTCTCAAAGAATGCTCCTTAATTACAGAAAAAACAGATTTTACAGAATCAGGACATATTGCAACATTTTATCAGAGTTTAATCAAAGATGCCAAAATCAGCATTACAAAATTTGAGCCCTCAATTTCATTTTCCAAAAACAAGATTACAAAAAAATGA
- a CDS encoding tetratricopeptide repeat protein has translation MVGLFKHPKRRLKKLLKDGEYDEAVKFGKNLESEYSDDHDFMFIMGSVYFIVDDAKKALPYFEKALELDNNDIENLTLKTNVHLALEQKDEAIDCCRRILKLQPENSEAESLLEQLESL, from the coding sequence ATGGTGGGTCTTTTCAAACATCCAAAACGTCGTCTGAAAAAATTACTAAAGGATGGCGAATATGATGAGGCTGTAAAATTTGGAAAGAATCTGGAATCTGAATATTCTGATGATCATGATTTTATGTTCATCATGGGAAGTGTTTATTTTATTGTAGATGACGCAAAAAAAGCATTACCCTATTTTGAGAAAGCCCTTGAACTTGACAATAATGACATAGAAAACCTTACACTGAAAACTAATGTTCATTTGGCATTGGAGCAAAAAGATGAGGCCATTGATTGTTGTAGACGTATTCTTAAATTACAACCAGAAAACTCTGAAGCTGAATCCTTACTTGAGCAACTAGAAAGTCTCTAA
- a CDS encoding SHOCT domain-containing protein — protein sequence MSKPKDNNHESIFEILDGMMFQLSRTKKMFMVMILTVLIIPPIALLVMTSTLESPFHEQFEERLQERLASGDITEEEYQDMKHKFGEKRSNHFFRPPQLIIFVISLVWLGVGIRQWIVLSKWDKKYQQFKEKQEEIDKKFEDESNDE from the coding sequence ATGAGTAAACCCAAAGACAACAACCATGAAAGCATCTTTGAGATACTAGATGGGATGATGTTCCAATTAAGCAGAACAAAAAAGATGTTCATGGTGATGATTCTAACCGTTTTGATTATTCCTCCTATTGCTTTACTTGTTATGACATCTACTTTGGAATCTCCCTTCCATGAACAATTTGAAGAACGTCTTCAAGAAAGATTAGCAAGTGGAGATATAACTGAAGAAGAATATCAGGATATGAAACATAAATTTGGAGAAAAAAGATCTAACCACTTTTTTCGTCCCCCACAACTAATTATTTTTGTAATTTCCTTAGTGTGGTTAGGGGTGGGAATTAGACAATGGATAGTTTTATCTAAATGGGATAAAAAATACCAACAATTCAAAGAAAAACAAGAAGAGATTGACAAAAAATTTGAAGATGAATCTAATGATGAATAA
- a CDS encoding spermidine synthase, translating into MAFGSGAIVMSMELIISRVLTPVFGSSTYTWGSLIGLILTGLSLGYFLGGKISDRDPTFRKICSVVFTAGLYIVFVPFIAPAILGFTLNDLPQNQFSSLFATFALVFFPTTLLGFVSPYVIKLGTVTLRQVGNVSGTLYSISTVGSIFGTFLTIFVLIPTLEVRIVLFGLGITLMIVSLLGLKNLPKILTIAVILILFTPSSSIVTGLMPHTGTVIVETETEYSHLDVVDSDNKRTLYLNGMRHSQMDKDNPNDLTLTYTKYFHLGQLFNSSLEKILFVGGGGFSGPKNFLDTYPNSFIDVVEIDSQVIDVAKTYFSLKDNSRLQIFNEDARTFLMNSDDKYDLIILDAFATDYVPFHLLTQEYFQILQDHLQPDGVVVSNMIGSLEGDTSNLPSSVYKTMTSLFPTVYVFTTAENNLNIVQNLIFVAINNNEQLTRVELENLSIQNNANNLLADTKYLENYHMSGMRTDSIPILTDNFSPVEIMINPVTSQPFFDEDSIFSQDESRIWFSESTSVKIGLLIAVVFTWLVFFKSTWKNTLN; encoded by the coding sequence TTGGCATTTGGTTCTGGTGCTATAGTTATGTCCATGGAATTAATTATCAGTCGTGTTCTTACGCCTGTTTTTGGTAGTTCTACTTACACGTGGGGTAGTTTGATAGGTCTGATTTTGACAGGCTTGAGTCTGGGATATTTTCTTGGTGGTAAGATTTCCGACAGAGATCCTACATTTAGAAAAATTTGCTCTGTTGTATTTACTGCAGGACTGTACATTGTATTTGTGCCATTTATTGCACCTGCGATATTGGGATTCACATTAAATGACTTGCCTCAAAATCAATTTTCTTCTTTATTTGCAACTTTTGCTTTAGTTTTCTTTCCTACAACTTTATTGGGATTTGTTTCTCCTTATGTGATCAAACTTGGTACTGTAACACTTCGTCAAGTTGGAAATGTTTCAGGAACTTTGTATTCTATATCTACTGTAGGTAGTATCTTTGGAACCTTTTTGACCATTTTTGTTTTGATTCCAACCCTCGAAGTAAGAATTGTTCTTTTTGGATTGGGAATTACATTGATGATTGTCTCTTTGTTAGGATTAAAGAATTTGCCTAAAATATTAACAATTGCTGTAATCTTAATTTTGTTTACTCCTTCATCTTCCATAGTTACAGGTTTGATGCCTCATACTGGAACTGTGATTGTTGAAACAGAAACTGAGTATAGTCATCTTGATGTTGTAGATTCTGATAACAAACGAACTCTATATCTTAATGGAATGCGACATAGTCAAATGGACAAAGACAATCCGAATGACCTAACTTTAACGTATACCAAGTATTTTCATTTGGGGCAATTGTTTAATTCCTCACTCGAAAAAATCTTGTTTGTAGGGGGTGGTGGTTTTTCAGGCCCAAAAAACTTCTTAGACACTTATCCCAATTCCTTTATTGATGTTGTTGAAATTGATTCTCAAGTTATAGATGTGGCAAAAACCTATTTTTCATTAAAAGATAATTCTAGGTTACAAATTTTCAATGAAGATGCAAGAACATTTTTGATGAATTCTGATGATAAATATGATTTAATAATTTTAGATGCTTTTGCTACTGACTATGTTCCATTTCACTTGCTAACACAAGAGTATTTTCAAATATTACAAGATCATCTTCAACCTGACGGCGTAGTTGTTTCAAACATGATAGGCTCACTTGAAGGAGATACCTCTAATCTGCCTAGTTCCGTATACAAAACAATGACTAGTTTATTTCCAACTGTCTATGTTTTTACTACTGCCGAGAACAATCTAAATATTGTACAAAATCTAATTTTTGTAGCTATTAATAATAATGAACAATTGACTAGAGTTGAACTTGAAAATTTGTCTATACAAAACAATGCTAATAACTTGTTAGCAGATACAAAATATTTGGAAAATTACCATATGTCTGGAATGAGAACTGATTCTATTCCAATTCTTACTGATAATTTTTCTCCAGTAGAAATTATGATAAATCCTGTTACTAGCCAACCTTTTTTCGATGAAGATTCTATATTTTCACAAGACGAATCAAGAATTTGGTTTAGTGAAAGTACTTCAGTAAAAATTGGACTTTTGATTGCAGTCGTATTTACATGGTTAGTATTTTTCAAAAGTACGTGGAAAAATACTTTGAATTAA
- a CDS encoding peptidase, translating to MKGSLLIIPLFAALLLGSLSLPSAFAQFQSGGVDKEGSWYAGEGLKKGDFFSYSMCHVDYKECTKFEMDMWIKGDKQVGSETKWLAEVVVYDGDKRVVGEMELGKIAPEPTGGSIELGVYRGAFKSSVVWLSAFATSDASSGGKGPKEFKATSWGKIGNIGGEQVLPKAIETITVPAGTWETVQMYWKTGGVGSKVWIVDDFPFPIKAKTYTHVSEGIPPTEYEFTLLEYRENVQTSPFEGIISTEDEFAAAGCETNFEKSVSVKKPTTEFTYQVHVFYGPEDPVVGCEMQWLVSFISKFDDTEYLNQVQYDLLVVDKNSNPIRSLAQEESKQYLYSPSGQALLDFIIKEKPGTANYVIWIYGLAPEGVVPNPSKSPSDFLKIPVQIYAPDGTTVQKIPDWIKNNAGWWADGSIDDNSFVQGIQFLIKEGIMKIPQTPQGSDGSAKNIPSWIKNNAGWWADGSIDDNSFVQGIQFLIKEGIMKIPQTPKKPTGYQPESLFD from the coding sequence TTGAAAGGATCATTACTAATAATTCCACTATTTGCTGCTTTACTGTTAGGTTCATTATCACTTCCATCTGCATTTGCGCAATTCCAATCAGGTGGTGTAGATAAAGAAGGATCATGGTATGCAGGTGAAGGTCTCAAAAAAGGAGATTTCTTTTCTTATTCAATGTGTCATGTTGATTACAAAGAATGCACTAAATTTGAAATGGATATGTGGATAAAAGGTGACAAACAAGTGGGAAGCGAAACCAAGTGGTTAGCTGAAGTTGTCGTTTATGATGGTGACAAACGAGTTGTAGGTGAAATGGAGCTCGGAAAAATTGCGCCAGAGCCAACCGGTGGTAGTATTGAATTGGGCGTTTACCGAGGTGCATTCAAATCATCTGTAGTTTGGCTTTCCGCATTTGCAACATCTGATGCCAGCTCTGGCGGAAAAGGTCCTAAAGAATTCAAAGCTACGTCATGGGGTAAAATTGGAAACATTGGTGGAGAACAAGTACTTCCAAAAGCAATAGAGACCATTACAGTTCCAGCAGGTACTTGGGAAACCGTACAAATGTATTGGAAAACTGGGGGAGTTGGAAGTAAAGTTTGGATTGTAGATGATTTTCCATTTCCAATAAAAGCTAAAACTTACACACATGTATCAGAGGGAATACCTCCAACTGAATACGAATTTACATTATTAGAGTATCGAGAAAATGTCCAAACCAGTCCCTTTGAAGGAATTATATCCACTGAAGATGAGTTTGCAGCAGCAGGATGTGAAACTAATTTTGAAAAATCTGTCAGTGTTAAAAAACCTACAACAGAATTCACTTATCAAGTTCATGTATTTTATGGTCCTGAAGATCCTGTTGTAGGGTGTGAAATGCAATGGCTAGTTAGTTTCATTAGTAAATTCGATGATACTGAATATCTGAATCAGGTTCAATATGATTTACTAGTTGTTGATAAGAATTCAAATCCAATAAGATCACTTGCGCAAGAAGAAAGTAAACAATATCTTTATTCCCCATCTGGACAAGCACTTCTTGATTTTATTATCAAAGAAAAACCTGGAACTGCAAATTATGTGATATGGATTTATGGATTAGCTCCTGAGGGAGTTGTCCCAAATCCATCCAAGTCTCCTTCTGATTTTTTGAAAATCCCTGTTCAAATCTATGCTCCTGATGGAACTACTGTACAAAAAATCCCTGATTGGATTAAAAACAATGCAGGATGGTGGGCAGATGGCTCTATCGATGACAATTCATTTGTACAAGGAATACAATTCTTAATCAAAGAAGGAATCATGAAGATTCCACAAACCCCTCAAGGCTCTGATGGTAGTGCAAAAAACATCCCATCCTGGATTAAAAACAATGCAGGATGGTGGGCAGATGGCTCTATCGATGACAATTCATTTGTACAAGGAATACAATTCTTAATCAAAGAAGGAATCATGAAGATTCCCCAAACTCCTAAAAAACCAACTGGCTATCAGCCCGAATCCCTGTTTGATTAA
- a CDS encoding ferric reductase-like transmembrane domain-containing protein — MNKIKIKNNFVRRHILVGIIAIFLMFIFWVSHYEWDDEMRLWRAFGDVGYSLLFVVLIIGPLSKLWPRLNSLLSWRRETGIWFAIMASIHGILIVNGWANWDVLKFLGYEFVPQLDRIARMEPGFGLANVIGFVAILWIAILALTSSDKAMKWLGASSWKWLHTGSNIVFYLVAIHTAYFLFMHYTESFHKSVPPQSTFTIPFIVMSIIVIVLQIVSYVKIVKSKNNHIKQK, encoded by the coding sequence ATGAACAAAATTAAAATAAAAAATAATTTTGTTAGGCGACATATACTGGTTGGAATTATTGCTATTTTTCTAATGTTTATTTTTTGGGTTTCACATTATGAATGGGATGATGAAATGCGATTATGGCGTGCATTTGGTGATGTTGGCTATTCATTACTTTTTGTGGTATTAATAATTGGACCATTAAGTAAATTGTGGCCACGTTTGAATTCTTTGCTTTCATGGAGAAGAGAAACGGGCATATGGTTTGCAATTATGGCATCAATTCATGGAATCTTAATTGTGAATGGATGGGCAAATTGGGATGTTCTCAAGTTCTTGGGTTATGAGTTTGTTCCACAATTAGATAGAATTGCTAGAATGGAGCCAGGGTTCGGATTGGCAAACGTGATAGGTTTTGTAGCAATCTTGTGGATTGCAATTCTTGCATTAACCTCATCAGACAAGGCCATGAAATGGTTAGGAGCATCATCTTGGAAGTGGCTACATACAGGTTCAAACATTGTGTTTTATCTTGTTGCAATCCATACAGCATACTTTCTTTTTATGCATTATACAGAATCATTTCACAAATCGGTCCCTCCACAAAGCACATTCACAATTCCATTTATTGTAATGAGTATCATAGTCATAGTTTTACAAATTGTATCATATGTAAAAATTGTAAAATCAAAGAATAACCATATTAAACAAAAATAA
- a CDS encoding DsbA family protein translates to MKTSIVIILLIVAGFVTYGVFFTQPYTSEIVISKNFGTITTSLGSPFLGSSQAPITIIEFGNYPCIECQTWFQETRPDIIRDYINQGEINMIFIDTQLTKDIPLASFASYCANDQKKYWDYHDALFRNVLENKIDVNHLKQYAVELGLDMKLFEECLDTKKYEKKIKYSIYEAKKNGINRLPTFIIMDSSGKYEKILGAQPYSIFKEKIRSMQD, encoded by the coding sequence TTGAAAACATCCATTGTGATAATTTTATTGATAGTTGCCGGATTTGTAACATATGGTGTTTTTTTCACTCAACCTTATACTTCAGAAATCGTAATTAGTAAAAATTTTGGAACCATCACAACATCATTAGGTTCTCCATTTTTAGGCTCATCTCAAGCACCTATCACAATAATTGAATTTGGAAATTATCCATGTATTGAGTGTCAAACATGGTTTCAGGAAACTAGGCCTGATATAATCAGGGATTATATCAATCAGGGAGAAATCAATATGATCTTTATTGATACACAACTTACAAAAGACATTCCACTTGCATCTTTTGCTTCATACTGTGCTAATGATCAGAAAAAATACTGGGATTATCATGACGCATTATTTCGTAATGTGCTAGAAAATAAAATAGATGTTAATCACCTAAAACAATATGCTGTGGAACTTGGATTGGATATGAAGTTATTTGAAGAATGTCTAGACACTAAAAAATATGAAAAGAAGATAAAATACAGCATATATGAGGCAAAGAAGAATGGGATTAATAGACTTCCAACATTCATAATAATGGATTCCAGTGGAAAATATGAAAAAATTTTGGGAGCACAGCCATATTCTATTTTTAAAGAAAAAATAAGATCTATGCAGGATTAA
- a CDS encoding PEFG-CTERM sorting domain-containing protein, which yields MRTLASILLLFTIISVISIFPSAFAQVSITTGPGNLSTPGCEETNECYTPSELIVPVGEKIIMTNIDTTGIHTFTSGTVDGFSPSSDGKFDSGILNADQSFEFSADAAGEYPYYCMLHTWMQGTITVQEAMAEPVLQMATIVQPDEMMAEIIASDGVANEAMTIDLIITDLEGNGVEHITYNIQATQGSEILLNEEGHMHKGTITNNHVTSTLPVDASDDMPVVISVESVGFGHDEQYVDFSSEITTKQVVPEFGTIVMMILVVAIVSMVAVTTKSKLSIMPRI from the coding sequence GTGAGGACATTAGCTTCAATCTTATTGCTTTTTACAATAATTTCTGTTATCAGTATTTTTCCATCTGCTTTTGCACAAGTCAGCATTACAACAGGGCCTGGTAATTTGAGTACTCCTGGATGTGAGGAAACAAATGAATGCTACACTCCAAGTGAACTAATAGTACCTGTTGGTGAAAAAATAATAATGACCAACATTGACACTACAGGAATACACACATTTACTTCTGGAACCGTAGATGGTTTTTCTCCTAGCTCTGATGGAAAGTTTGATTCTGGAATATTAAACGCAGATCAATCCTTTGAATTTTCTGCAGATGCTGCAGGTGAATATCCATACTACTGTATGTTACATACTTGGATGCAAGGTACAATTACAGTACAAGAAGCTATGGCTGAACCTGTACTTCAAATGGCAACTATAGTACAACCTGATGAAATGATGGCAGAAATTATTGCTAGTGATGGAGTTGCAAATGAGGCGATGACAATTGATCTTATTATTACCGATCTTGAAGGTAATGGCGTAGAACACATTACATACAATATCCAGGCAACTCAAGGTTCTGAAATTTTACTAAATGAAGAGGGTCATATGCACAAGGGCACGATTACTAATAATCATGTGACTTCTACTTTACCTGTAGATGCGTCAGATGACATGCCTGTTGTAATTAGCGTTGAATCTGTAGGATTTGGACACGATGAACAATATGTGGATTTTTCAAGTGAGATAACCACAAAACAAGTAGTTCCAGAATTTGGTACCATAGTAATGATGATTCTCGTAGTTGCAATAGTTAGTATGGTTGCAGTAACTACAAAGTCTAAACTCAGCATCATGCCAAGAATTTAG
- a CDS encoding sulfurtransferase yields MSYAHPEVLVDTEWVSQNPPNEHRKIVEVDYDPVNGYQKGHINDATLIWWKRDINDPVTRDIISKKQFEALMAKNGITADTEVILYGDFNNWFAAFVFWVFKIYGHENLKIMNGGRKKWELESRDYTTDEPQLPSTTYVAQPPDEGLRAYLFDVSRALDKEDTVMVDVRSPAEFTGQITAPPEYPMEHAQRGGHIPGANNIPWATAVNDADGTFKAVEELRQNYEPKGVTPDKDVICYCRIGERSSHSWFVLKYLLGYPQVRNYDGSWTEWGNMIGNPVEK; encoded by the coding sequence ATGAGTTACGCACATCCTGAAGTTTTAGTTGATACTGAATGGGTATCACAAAATCCCCCAAATGAACATAGAAAAATAGTTGAAGTTGATTATGATCCAGTTAATGGATATCAAAAAGGTCACATTAATGACGCAACTCTGATTTGGTGGAAACGTGACATTAATGATCCAGTTACAAGAGACATCATTAGCAAAAAACAATTTGAGGCTTTAATGGCTAAAAACGGAATTACTGCTGACACTGAAGTGATTCTTTATGGTGACTTTAACAACTGGTTTGCAGCATTTGTTTTCTGGGTTTTCAAAATCTATGGTCATGAGAATCTCAAAATAATGAATGGTGGACGAAAGAAATGGGAATTAGAAAGTAGAGATTACACTACTGATGAACCACAATTACCATCAACAACATATGTTGCACAACCTCCAGATGAGGGATTACGTGCATACTTGTTTGATGTAAGCAGAGCATTAGACAAAGAAGACACTGTAATGGTTGATGTTAGATCGCCTGCAGAGTTTACTGGTCAAATCACTGCTCCGCCAGAATATCCGATGGAGCATGCACAAAGAGGCGGGCATATTCCGGGCGCAAATAATATTCCATGGGCAACTGCAGTCAATGACGCTGATGGAACCTTCAAAGCAGTTGAAGAACTACGACAAAACTATGAGCCAAAAGGTGTAACTCCAGACAAAGATGTAATCTGTTATTGCCGAATTGGAGAAAGATCTTCTCACAGTTGGTTTGTCCTAAAATATCTACTTGGATATCCCCAGGTTCGAAACTATGATGGTTCTTGGACTGAATGGGGTAACATGATAGGAAATCCTGTGGAAAAATAA